The genomic segment GTGGCTGAAGATGCCCGTACTTTAGCGGTAAACGTATTTGATAAATCTTTAATCTCTGCGGTAGAAAAAGCAATTTTAACTTCAGATTTAGGCTTAAACCCATCTTCTGCCGGTACGACCATTCGTGTTCCGCTTCCACCATTAACGGAAGAACGCCGTCGTGATTTAATCAAAATTGTTAAAGCAGAAGGCGAGCAAGGCAAAGTAGCAATTCGTAATGTTCGTCGTGATGCTAATGACCAAATCAAAGCGTTATTAAAAGATAAAGAAATCAGCGAAAACGAACAACACAAAGCTGAAGAAGATATTCAAAAAATCACCGATACCTTCATTAAAAAAGTTGATGAAGTATTGGCAGCAAAAGAGAAAGAGTTGTTAGATTTCTAATCTCATTTCAAAATGATAAGGGCGAGTGCAGATCAAGATCATATCCGCCCTTATTTTTGTTGATATTTGCCATTTGCAAAAAATCAACAAAAAATACCGCTTGTAATGTGTTGCACTACAAGCGGTCATTTTTTATTGGAAATTTACCAATTATAAGTAACGTTTGCTGATGACTTTTAAGTTATCATCTAGTTCATACACTAACGGCTGGCCGGTTGGGATTTCTAAGTCCATAATGTCTGCATCGGAAATGCCTTCGATATGTTTTGCTAATGCGCGTAATGAGTTGCCGTGTGCGGTAACTAATACACGTTTACCTGAAATTAATGCAGGTGCAATTTGGTCTTCCCAGAATGGTAACACACGCTCAAGGGTGATTTTGAGGTTTTCTGCATTTGGAATTAAATCTTTTGGTAAGTTAGCATAACGGCGGTCGTTATGTGCTGAGTTTGGATCCTGTGGGTCTAAATCCGGTGGAGAGATGTCATAAGAACGACGCCAGATGTGAACCTGTTCATCACCATATTTTTCAGCAGTTTCTTTTTTGTCTAAACCTTGTAATGCACCGTAGTGACGCTCGTTTAAACGCCAGTTTTTCACTTGAGGGATCCATAATTGGTCTGATTCTTCTAATACGATGTTACAAGTTTTGATCGCACGGGTTAAAACAGATGTAAACGCAATATCAAATTCAAAACCGGCTGCTTTTAATTTTTGACCGGCAGATTTTGCTTCTTCGATCCCACGTTCTGTTAAATTAACATCACGCCAACCGGTAAATAAGTTTTTAGCATTCCATTCACTGAAACCGTGACGGATAAATACTAATTGCATAATGACTCCTTAGCTTTGAGTAAAATTAATGGATTTGAAATTGTGCTATTTATAGCAAAATTCTTTATATTTTGAAATAGATAGTTAAATTCTTTCACTAAAAAGCTGATCTTAAGCAAATAACCGATTAGAATATAACCTTAATAATATTTTGAAGAAACAAAGGTATGCTGGTGAAACGAATAAATTCTTACTGTTGGACTGCTATTTTCAGTGGGGTAATAAGCTTTTCTACCCCTTTTTCTTTTGCAAATAATCTTAATCAGATTCAGCAAAAAATCCAACAGCAAACCTCAAAAATTAATGAACAAAAGCAAAAACGTAATGCGTTGCAGTCTACCCTAAAAAACCAAGAAGTAGAAATGGGGAAGGTGTTGGATAAATTACAAAAAACCGAAATGTCTTTAGCGGAAGTTCGCCAGACTATTAAAGCGACTGAAACTGAAATTGCCCGTTTAGTAAAGTTGGAAAAACAGCAAAAAGAAAAATTAAAAGAGCAGTTGGATTCTGCCTATCGTTCAGGTGTGAACCCTTCGGTCTTAGAGCGTTTAATGTCTGAAGAGGCAAAAAATGCGGAAAGAATGACTGCTTATTATCAGCATATGAATAATATTCGCATTGATGCGATTGTTGAAATTCGTAAAACCCAAGCTGATCTTAAAGCCAGACGTGATGAATTGAAAGGCCAGCAGAAAGATCATCAAACG from the Mannheimia haemolytica genome contains:
- the gpmA gene encoding 2,3-bisphosphoglycerate-dependent phosphoglycerate mutase — encoded protein: MQLVFIRHGFSEWNAKNLFTGWRDVNLTERGIEEAKSAGQKLKAAGFEFDIAFTSVLTRAIKTCNIVLEESDQLWIPQVKNWRLNERHYGALQGLDKKETAEKYGDEQVHIWRRSYDISPPDLDPQDPNSAHNDRRYANLPKDLIPNAENLKITLERVLPFWEDQIAPALISGKRVLVTAHGNSLRALAKHIEGISDADIMDLEIPTGQPLVYELDDNLKVISKRYL
- the frr gene encoding Ribosome-releasing factor — its product is MINEIKKDAQDRMEKSLEALKGHIAKIRTGRAQPSLLDGIQVEYYGSATPLRQVANVVAEDARTLAVNVFDKSLISAVEKAILTSDLGLNPSSAGTTIRVPLPPLTEERRRDLIKIVKAEGEQGKVAIRNVRRDANDQIKALLKDKEISENEQHKAEEDIQKITDTFIKKVDEVLAAKEKELLDF